Proteins encoded within one genomic window of Nitrospinaceae bacterium:
- a CDS encoding glycine dehydrogenase yields MNDQNARKTPNQAVSTNGLIFNEPVIFDMGSPGRHAYSLPECDVPEIEIETLLPPDEIRGPIDDFPELSELDVVRHFTRLSQWNFSIDTNFYPLGSCTMKYNPKINEDMARLPGFSQHHPLTPEPFSQGSLQLLFELQECLKEISGMQHVSLQPAAGAQGEFAGMLMIHAYHTAQGKPKTKVLLPDSAHGTNPASAALCGYAAVQIPSDKEGLIDIDRLNQLMDEDTAAIMLTNPNTLGMFEKNILEITDIVHKKGGLVYCDGANLNAIMGKTKMGDMGIDVLHFNLHKTFSTPHGGGGPGAGPVGINSKLEPFLPTPVIEKKGSKYRMNMDRPQSIGRMKAFYGNFGILVRAYAFIRSLGAEGVKQAAEGAVLNSNYIKSQLKDTYHLPYPGPSLHECVFNDKNQAPKVTTMDIAKALIDKGFHPPTVYFPLIVRAALMVEPTESESKETLDQFIEAMKDIAQQAKDDPDSLHDTPKLPKVSRPDEAHAARHPKLRWRK; encoded by the coding sequence ATGAACGATCAAAACGCCAGAAAAACGCCTAACCAGGCAGTAAGCACCAACGGGCTCATATTTAACGAACCGGTCATCTTCGACATGGGGTCCCCCGGAAGGCACGCCTATTCTCTTCCCGAATGCGATGTGCCGGAAATCGAAATAGAGACCCTTCTGCCTCCGGATGAAATCCGCGGACCGATCGACGACTTTCCCGAACTGAGCGAACTCGATGTGGTCCGGCACTTCACGAGGCTTTCGCAGTGGAACTTCAGCATCGACACCAATTTTTACCCATTGGGGTCGTGCACCATGAAGTACAATCCCAAGATCAATGAAGATATGGCCAGGCTCCCTGGCTTCAGCCAGCATCACCCCTTAACGCCGGAGCCATTTTCCCAGGGCAGTCTGCAACTGCTGTTCGAGCTTCAGGAATGCTTAAAAGAAATCAGCGGCATGCAACACGTGAGCCTGCAACCCGCCGCCGGCGCTCAAGGCGAATTCGCGGGCATGCTCATGATTCACGCTTATCATACGGCTCAGGGCAAACCGAAAACCAAAGTCCTGCTCCCGGATTCCGCCCACGGGACCAACCCGGCAAGCGCGGCGCTCTGCGGATACGCGGCGGTGCAGATCCCCTCTGACAAGGAAGGGTTGATCGACATCGACCGGCTCAACCAGTTGATGGACGAAGACACCGCGGCGATCATGCTGACCAACCCCAACACCCTGGGGATGTTTGAAAAAAATATTCTAGAGATCACCGACATCGTGCATAAAAAAGGCGGACTGGTCTACTGCGACGGCGCCAATCTGAACGCCATCATGGGGAAAACCAAAATGGGCGACATGGGCATCGACGTCCTGCATTTCAACCTGCACAAAACCTTTTCCACACCGCATGGCGGCGGCGGACCAGGAGCGGGACCGGTCGGAATTAATTCCAAACTCGAACCGTTTCTTCCGACTCCGGTGATCGAGAAAAAAGGCTCCAAATACCGCATGAATATGGACCGCCCGCAAAGCATCGGCAGGATGAAAGCATTTTACGGCAACTTCGGCATCCTCGTCCGCGCCTATGCGTTCATTCGATCCCTGGGCGCGGAAGGCGTCAAACAAGCGGCAGAGGGAGCGGTGCTCAACTCCAACTACATCAAATCGCAGTTGAAAGACACCTATCACCTCCCCTACCCCGGCCCGAGTCTGCACGAGTGCGTCTTCAACGACAAAAACCAGGCTCCCAAAGTCACGACCATGGACATTGCCAAGGCGCTCATCGACAAAGGGTTTCATCCGCCGACGGTGTATTTCCCGCTGATCGTGAGAGCCGCGCTGATGGTCGAGCCGACGGAATCCGAATCGAAAGAAACCCTCGACCAGTTCATCGAAGCCATGAAGGACATCGCCCAACAGGCAAAAGACGATCCCGACAGCCTCCACGACACGCCCAAACTGCCGAAAGTCTCCCGCCCCGATGAGGCCCACGCCGCAAGGCACCCCAAACTGAGGTGGAGGAAATAA
- a CDS encoding membrane protein yields the protein MSEADKQAMLDGGYLQYMWLGATHMLTGYDHLLFVFGIVFFLTTFMDVVKYITAFTIGHSITLISATLMGVTANVWLIDAVIALSVCYIGYENLGGFKKFFEKPPNLLLMIFLLGFIHGFGLSTRLQQLPLGEDGIVLRILSFNLGIELGQIGALCIMVALLFKWRRTKSFQPISSVSNKGIIAAGALLFLMQMHGYLHTVDPEEFGFPEDNHSHAHDAMQALQPVPDSEFDLSTEGGFRRRTLTPDAE from the coding sequence ATGTCCGAAGCCGATAAACAAGCCATGCTCGATGGGGGCTATCTGCAATACATGTGGCTTGGAGCCACCCACATGCTGACCGGCTACGACCACCTTCTGTTTGTGTTCGGCATCGTGTTCTTTTTGACCACCTTCATGGATGTTGTGAAATACATCACCGCGTTCACGATTGGACACAGCATCACTTTGATTTCCGCCACGCTCATGGGTGTCACCGCCAATGTCTGGCTCATCGACGCGGTGATCGCACTCAGTGTTTGCTACATCGGTTACGAAAATTTAGGCGGGTTCAAGAAATTTTTCGAGAAACCTCCCAATCTTCTTCTGATGATATTTCTGCTGGGCTTCATTCACGGATTTGGATTGTCCACCCGGTTGCAACAGCTTCCATTAGGAGAAGACGGCATTGTGCTCAGAATTCTCTCGTTCAATCTGGGGATTGAATTGGGGCAGATAGGCGCCTTGTGCATTATGGTGGCTTTGCTCTTCAAATGGCGGCGAACGAAATCTTTCCAGCCAATCAGTTCGGTGTCCAATAAGGGGATTATTGCGGCTGGGGCCTTGTTGTTTTTGATGCAAATGCACGGCTATCTGCATACGGTGGATCCGGAAGAGTTCGGGTTTCCGGAAGACAACCATTCCCACGCTCATGATGCGATGCAAGCTCTACAACCCGTTCCCGACAGTGAGTTTGATTTGTCCACAGAAGGTGGTTTTAGAAGGAGGACTCTCACGCCCGATGCAGAGTAA
- a CDS encoding carboxylate transporter yields the protein MTDPNFKKQAAVLLGGLVISLFILLMPQPEGMTVAGQRLLAVVVLMAIWWMGEGTSITVTALLPLVLFPLLGILSSKEVAPNYTNHLVFLFLGGFMIALAMEKWNFHKRLALWIISLIGTNLDRIVLGFMVAAAFLSMWISNTATTMMMLPVAMAVVRQIAQEASLNGIRNTESEQAIQESLGLVLMLGLAYAASIGGVGTLIGTPPNIVFAGFYKKLFPEFIEISFFQWMVFAVPLVVLFLPIVWVYLCRFVSPIPLKQIRFGDNEPGVIQNELKALGRMNRAEKIIAVVFVSTALLWIFRKPIALGSFAIPGWSGLFARPELIHDATVAMAMGLLLFLLPVNYNKGMVLQGKREYFVLDWGTVQGKVPWGILLLFGGGFALAAGFNKTGLDQWIGQQLTGVAALPIFAVILLICLAITFLTELTSNTATTTMILPIIGAAAVAANYHPLLLMIPATLSASFAFMLPVATPPNAIVYSSGWVTIPRMSRAGVALNFLGAILVTTMVLLFMQKIFL from the coding sequence TTGACGGATCCCAACTTCAAAAAGCAGGCCGCCGTTCTCCTTGGCGGATTAGTCATTTCCTTATTTATATTGTTGATGCCTCAACCGGAGGGCATGACGGTGGCCGGTCAACGCCTCCTGGCGGTGGTGGTTTTAATGGCCATCTGGTGGATGGGAGAGGGGACTTCGATCACGGTGACCGCCCTTTTGCCTCTGGTTTTATTCCCCCTGCTTGGAATTCTATCCAGTAAGGAAGTCGCTCCCAATTACACCAATCATCTGGTATTTCTTTTCCTCGGCGGATTCATGATTGCCCTGGCGATGGAGAAATGGAATTTCCACAAACGTCTGGCTCTTTGGATCATTTCCCTGATCGGCACCAATCTGGACCGGATTGTTTTAGGGTTCATGGTGGCGGCGGCGTTTCTTTCCATGTGGATCTCAAACACAGCGACCACCATGATGATGTTGCCGGTGGCTATGGCTGTGGTGCGGCAGATCGCTCAGGAGGCGTCTTTGAATGGCATACGCAATACCGAGAGTGAGCAGGCGATCCAGGAAAGCCTGGGACTCGTTCTGATGCTGGGGCTGGCGTATGCGGCCAGTATCGGCGGGGTCGGAACGCTGATCGGCACCCCTCCCAATATCGTGTTTGCCGGATTCTATAAAAAACTGTTTCCGGAGTTTATCGAGATCAGCTTTTTCCAATGGATGGTGTTCGCAGTTCCTCTGGTGGTTTTATTTCTGCCTATCGTGTGGGTCTACCTGTGCCGTTTCGTCTCGCCGATCCCACTCAAGCAGATTCGATTTGGTGATAATGAACCCGGGGTCATCCAGAACGAACTCAAGGCTCTAGGGAGGATGAACCGCGCGGAAAAGATCATCGCTGTGGTTTTTGTTTCGACCGCACTTCTTTGGATATTCAGAAAACCCATCGCCCTCGGTTCCTTTGCGATCCCCGGTTGGTCCGGTCTTTTTGCGAGGCCTGAACTTATACACGACGCGACGGTTGCGATGGCCATGGGACTGTTATTATTCCTTCTTCCTGTGAACTACAATAAAGGGATGGTACTTCAGGGAAAGCGGGAATATTTTGTTCTCGATTGGGGCACGGTGCAGGGGAAGGTCCCCTGGGGAATTCTACTGTTGTTTGGCGGCGGGTTTGCGCTGGCGGCGGGATTCAATAAAACCGGACTCGACCAATGGATCGGGCAGCAATTGACCGGTGTGGCCGCACTGCCCATTTTCGCGGTCATCCTTCTCATTTGCCTGGCCATCACGTTTCTCACCGAACTCACCTCCAACACGGCGACGACGACGATGATTCTTCCCATCATCGGGGCGGCGGCGGTGGCGGCGAATTACCATCCGCTCCTGCTGATGATTCCCGCAACCCTGTCTGCATCGTTTGCCTTCATGCTCCCGGTGGCCACACCGCCAAACGCCATCGTGTACAGCAGCGGCTGGGTGACCATCCCCAGGATGTCCCGCGCCGGGGTGGCGCTGAATTTTCTGGGAGCGATTCTGGTGACGACCATGGTGTTGTTGTTTATGCAGAAAATTTTTCTTTAA
- a CDS encoding heterodisulfide reductase yields MKFALFTGCVSQGATRELMVSTKKAAEGLGIEFVEMKSAACCGAGVVGEKSPMLADALNARTFAIAEKQGLDLVTICSTCQGVLKKTECNLKSDPEYMKKINHILSEGGHQYDGEKSRIKHFANILATDEGMKRLRERIKRPLTGLKVAAFYGCYVLRPSKLSDFDNPDNPTGMEDIFAALGATPVYYESRTKCCGFPIVMMNKKASLDMAGNALVDAIESGADCVVTGCPLCHLNLDSYQPEIEKLLEKKYHIPILHLPQLVALALGYSPKDLDMDKHIVSTLNVKRKLQPVG; encoded by the coding sequence ATGAAATTTGCACTGTTTACGGGTTGTGTTTCTCAGGGCGCCACGCGCGAACTGATGGTTTCCACTAAAAAAGCCGCGGAAGGGCTGGGAATCGAATTTGTCGAAATGAAAAGTGCGGCTTGTTGCGGCGCGGGGGTAGTGGGTGAGAAAAGCCCCATGCTGGCCGACGCGCTCAATGCACGCACCTTTGCCATCGCGGAAAAACAGGGCCTGGATCTGGTCACCATTTGTTCCACCTGTCAGGGAGTGTTGAAAAAGACCGAATGCAACCTCAAGTCCGATCCGGAATACATGAAGAAGATCAACCACATCCTGAGTGAAGGCGGTCATCAGTACGATGGTGAAAAAAGCCGCATCAAGCATTTTGCCAATATCCTGGCTACGGATGAAGGCATGAAACGACTGCGGGAAAGAATCAAACGTCCGTTGACGGGGCTCAAGGTGGCGGCGTTTTACGGTTGCTATGTTCTTCGCCCTTCAAAACTTTCCGATTTCGACAACCCGGACAACCCCACTGGAATGGAAGACATCTTCGCGGCTCTCGGAGCCACGCCCGTGTATTACGAAAGCCGGACCAAATGCTGCGGGTTTCCCATCGTCATGATGAACAAGAAAGCCTCTCTGGACATGGCGGGAAACGCCCTGGTGGACGCGATCGAAAGCGGAGCGGACTGCGTGGTGACAGGTTGTCCTCTGTGTCATCTGAATCTCGATTCCTATCAGCCGGAAATCGAAAAACTACTGGAAAAGAAATACCACATTCCCATCCTGCATCTTCCGCAACTTGTCGCTTTGGCTCTGGGTTATTCCCCAAAAGACCTGGACATGGACAAGCACATCGTTTCCACACTTAACGTCAAAAGAAAGCTTCAGCCGGTCGGTTAA
- a CDS encoding succinate dehydrogenase iron-sulfur subunit, whose protein sequence is MTTFRIKRYNPEKQPEPYYEDFQLDIPDGSTLLDCINLIKWKQDGSLTYRMSCRSAICGSCGMKVNGRAILACQRQAVSQVDKDDTVTIEPLGNMQPIKDLVVDFEPFWEKVHKVKPYLQTNEQPPEKERQQAPEQFRLIDDSSTCIMCGNCYSDCNVLEVDDNFLGPAALAKAQRFVSDSRDEKTLERVTELSEPGGIWDCTHCGECVERCPKPAEPFYRIKEIMTVALEQGVHNNNGARHALSFANSVKASGRLNENRIPVESVGIFNIKGLMDLIPIGIRMLLKRKIPPIFHKSIDDVKDVKRIFKELGQ, encoded by the coding sequence ATGACTACTTTCAGGATCAAACGCTACAATCCGGAAAAGCAACCGGAACCCTATTACGAAGACTTTCAGCTGGATATTCCCGATGGGTCCACCCTTTTAGACTGCATCAACCTGATCAAGTGGAAGCAGGACGGCAGTTTGACCTATCGGATGTCCTGCAGGAGCGCCATTTGCGGGTCCTGCGGCATGAAGGTCAATGGCCGCGCTATCCTGGCTTGCCAGCGGCAAGCTGTCAGTCAGGTGGACAAGGACGACACCGTGACGATCGAGCCTTTGGGCAATATGCAGCCCATAAAAGATCTGGTGGTCGATTTTGAGCCGTTCTGGGAAAAGGTCCACAAGGTCAAACCTTATTTGCAGACCAACGAGCAACCGCCGGAAAAAGAAAGACAGCAGGCTCCGGAGCAGTTTCGATTGATAGACGATTCCAGCACCTGCATCATGTGCGGCAATTGTTATTCTGACTGTAACGTGCTGGAGGTGGACGACAACTTCCTGGGTCCTGCGGCGCTGGCCAAGGCCCAGCGGTTTGTCAGCGACTCCCGCGATGAAAAAACCCTGGAACGCGTGACCGAGTTAAGCGAACCGGGCGGCATCTGGGACTGCACGCACTGCGGCGAATGCGTCGAACGCTGTCCCAAGCCGGCGGAACCTTTCTACCGCATCAAGGAAATCATGACAGTGGCGCTTGAGCAGGGGGTTCATAATAACAACGGCGCGCGCCATGCCTTATCGTTTGCGAATTCCGTCAAGGCCAGCGGCAGGCTCAACGAAAACCGGATTCCGGTGGAATCGGTGGGAATTTTCAATATCAAGGGATTGATGGATTTGATTCCTATCGGGATCCGAATGCTGTTAAAGCGGAAAATTCCGCCAATCTTTCACAAATCCATCGACGATGTTAAAGATGTGAAGCGTATTTTTAAGGAACTGGGTCAATGA
- a CDS encoding DNA alkylation repair protein, with protein sequence MQSKEAKKILGELKKLGTAQNRKIFARHGVVDEQYGVSYANLGKLKKKIKKNHLMALELWETGNHDARVLACMIADPMEMKGRLLNDWIRVLNNKVLVGLFSELVSQGPQAKKCMEKWTKAKREWISSTGWNMLTELAMGNEALSNQYLENFLGRIEADIHKSKNRVRHAMNMALIAIGIRNSTLQKKAIAIAKRIGKVEVDHGETSCKTPDAVAYIKKTLERKKKKKS encoded by the coding sequence ATGCAGAGTAAAGAAGCCAAAAAGATTCTCGGCGAGCTCAAAAAATTGGGGACGGCTCAAAACCGCAAAATTTTTGCCCGGCATGGTGTCGTGGACGAGCAGTATGGAGTGAGTTACGCCAACCTGGGCAAGTTAAAGAAAAAGATCAAAAAAAACCATCTAATGGCCCTTGAACTCTGGGAAACGGGAAACCACGATGCGCGTGTGTTGGCCTGCATGATCGCCGACCCCATGGAAATGAAAGGGCGACTGTTGAATGATTGGATTCGGGTTTTGAATAATAAGGTTCTGGTCGGTCTTTTTTCTGAACTGGTGAGTCAGGGTCCGCAAGCCAAAAAATGCATGGAAAAATGGACAAAAGCCAAAAGGGAGTGGATTTCAAGCACGGGGTGGAATATGCTCACCGAACTTGCAATGGGCAATGAAGCGCTATCCAATCAGTATCTTGAAAATTTTCTAGGCAGAATTGAGGCGGATATTCATAAAAGTAAGAACCGCGTGAGGCACGCGATGAACATGGCATTGATTGCCATAGGAATTCGCAATTCGACCCTGCAAAAGAAGGCCATTGCGATCGCCAAACGCATCGGCAAGGTGGAAGTCGATCACGGCGAGACCAGCTGTAAAACGCCCGATGCTGTTGCCTATATCAAAAAAACCTTGGAACGAAAGAAGAAGAAAAAGTCGTGA
- a CDS encoding TfoX, whose protein sequence is MELSTLSQLKNIGKNVEKRLNEIGVYSRADLNKIGSAKAYQQLSQKQPGNHLPVCYYLYSLEGALKNKHWDEFSESEKKKLRMKAGLGK, encoded by the coding sequence ATGGAACTTTCAACTCTGAGTCAACTAAAAAACATTGGCAAGAACGTTGAAAAACGATTGAATGAGATTGGTGTTTATTCCAGAGCGGATTTGAACAAAATTGGCTCCGCAAAAGCCTATCAACAGTTATCCCAAAAACAACCGGGCAACCACCTGCCCGTTTGCTATTATCTTTATTCCCTGGAAGGCGCGTTAAAAAATAAACATTGGGATGAGTTTTCGGAAAGTGAAAAGAAAAAGTTGCGGATGAAAGCTGGACTTGGGAAATAG